From one Halosimplex rubrum genomic stretch:
- the gfo6 gene encoding D-xylose 1-dehydrogenase Gfo6 — protein MEVDLDSFSARDWEEPTDADPIRFAMVGLGWWTREQAIPAVEDADYCTTTALVSSSTEKAEDVAADMDGIEATLTYDEWADGAATDAYDAVYICTPNGLHRGNVEAAAEHDKAVLCEKPLEATVEDARATVDACREADVPLMVAYRLQTEPAARRARELIQDGAIGDVVSIVGHMSDNILDAVGEDSWRFDPDLAGGTTLNDIGIYPTNTIRFILEEDPQAVYARAESEQPAYEGTDEHGAFQLEFSDGKLASCTVSHSATVTSSLRFVGTEGELTIEGLFFPNTRKVLRVSGPGIEGEYRPEPVDQMREEFDYFANYLQRGLDPEPDGEHSMVDMHTIEALYESAESGRRVELDL, from the coding sequence ATGGAAGTCGATCTCGACAGCTTCAGTGCCCGCGACTGGGAGGAGCCGACCGACGCCGACCCGATCCGGTTCGCCATGGTCGGACTCGGGTGGTGGACGCGCGAGCAGGCGATCCCCGCCGTCGAAGACGCCGACTACTGCACGACGACGGCGCTGGTCAGTTCCAGCACGGAGAAGGCCGAAGACGTGGCGGCCGACATGGATGGGATCGAGGCGACGCTCACCTACGACGAGTGGGCCGACGGCGCGGCGACCGACGCCTACGACGCGGTGTACATCTGCACGCCGAACGGCCTCCATCGCGGCAACGTCGAGGCGGCGGCCGAACACGACAAGGCGGTCCTCTGTGAGAAGCCCCTGGAGGCGACCGTCGAGGACGCCCGTGCGACCGTCGACGCCTGTCGCGAGGCGGACGTGCCGCTGATGGTCGCCTACCGGCTCCAGACCGAACCGGCCGCCCGTCGCGCCCGAGAACTGATCCAGGACGGCGCCATCGGCGATGTCGTCTCGATAGTCGGGCACATGTCAGACAACATCCTCGACGCCGTCGGCGAGGACAGCTGGCGGTTCGACCCCGACCTGGCCGGCGGGACGACGCTCAACGACATCGGGATCTACCCGACCAACACCATCCGGTTCATCCTGGAGGAGGACCCCCAGGCGGTCTACGCCCGCGCGGAGTCCGAACAGCCGGCCTACGAGGGAACCGACGAGCACGGAGCGTTCCAGCTTGAGTTCTCCGACGGCAAGCTCGCCTCGTGTACGGTCTCCCACAGCGCGACGGTGACCTCCAGCCTCCGGTTCGTCGGTACCGAGGGCGAGTTGACCATCGAGGGGCTGTTCTTCCCGAACACCCGGAAGGTGCTGCGGGTGTCCGGCCCGGGCATCGAGGGCGAGTACCGACCGGAACCGGTCGACCAGATGCGCGAGGAGTTCGACTACTTCGCCAACTACCTCCAGCGCGGGCTCGACCCCGAACCCGACGGCGAACACAGCATGGTCGACATGCACACCATCGAGGCGCTCTACGAATCCGCCGAGAGCGGCCGGCGCGTCGAACTCGACCTGTAA
- a CDS encoding SDR family NAD(P)-dependent oxidoreductase, whose product MGTANYDFSDETVIVTGGTSGIGREVALRYGEAGATVVVADLREEPKEDDVSAPTHEAIEDAGGDATFVETDVSDPEQVGSVVEGARDLGGVDVMVNNAGIYREAALTETDADAFDQVMAINVRGVFAGCRAAARDMLDRGVSGNIVNTASISSEYAQLGHTMYDASKGAVMMITRVAALELARHDIRVNAVAPGIIRTTFGQGNPDYDRDIGDGFLLSDADLPDLRDQEIEPTIPMGRMATPDEVAGAYLFLASEDASYVNGHLLYVDGGYQII is encoded by the coding sequence ATGGGAACCGCGAACTACGATTTCTCCGACGAGACAGTCATCGTGACCGGCGGCACCTCGGGCATTGGCCGCGAGGTCGCGCTGCGCTACGGCGAGGCGGGCGCGACCGTCGTCGTCGCCGACCTGCGCGAGGAACCGAAAGAGGACGACGTCTCGGCGCCGACGCACGAGGCCATCGAGGACGCCGGCGGCGACGCGACCTTCGTCGAGACGGACGTGTCCGACCCCGAGCAGGTCGGGTCGGTCGTCGAGGGCGCCCGCGACCTGGGCGGCGTCGACGTGATGGTCAACAACGCCGGCATCTATCGCGAGGCCGCCCTGACCGAGACCGACGCCGACGCCTTCGACCAGGTGATGGCGATCAACGTCCGCGGCGTCTTCGCCGGCTGTCGCGCTGCCGCCCGCGACATGCTCGACCGCGGCGTCTCCGGGAACATCGTCAACACCGCCTCGATCAGCTCCGAGTACGCCCAGCTGGGCCACACGATGTACGACGCATCCAAGGGCGCGGTGATGATGATCACCCGCGTCGCCGCGCTGGAACTCGCCCGCCACGACATCCGCGTCAACGCCGTCGCACCGGGCATCATCCGCACCACCTTCGGCCAGGGCAACCCCGACTACGACCGCGATATCGGCGACGGGTTCCTGCTCTCGGACGCCGACCTCCCGGACCTGCGCGACCAGGAGATTGAACCCACCATCCCGATGGGCCGGATGGCGACCCCCGACGAAGTCGCCGGCGCCTACCTCTTCCTCGCCTCCGAGGACGCCTCCTACGTCAACGGCCACCTGCTGTACGTCGACGGCGGCTATCAGATCATCTGA
- a CDS encoding thioredoxin family protein, with protein MAATHDRPVTPSTRAELDDLVASHDRVLVEFHTEGCGKCAAMEPVLSAVARSTEAVVATMNPRDDPELVDEYDVRSVPKLLLFVDGALAATREDGVLAVEEVQAFVADGD; from the coding sequence ATGGCTGCGACACACGACCGGCCGGTCACGCCGTCGACCCGGGCCGAACTGGACGACCTGGTCGCGAGTCACGACCGGGTCCTCGTCGAGTTCCACACGGAGGGCTGCGGGAAGTGCGCGGCGATGGAACCGGTCCTGAGCGCGGTCGCCCGCTCGACCGAAGCGGTCGTCGCGACGATGAACCCCCGCGACGATCCGGAACTGGTCGACGAGTACGACGTACGGAGCGTCCCGAAACTCCTCCTGTTCGTCGACGGTGCCTTGGCCGCGACGCGCGAAGACGGGGTCCTCGCCGTCGAGGAAGTGCAGGCGTTCGTCGCGGACGGCGACTGA
- a CDS encoding universal stress protein produces MYETILVPTDGSAHAERAARHAVSLAEAFGATVTVLGVADLNRAAGAFSAGGIDDEFRERVRGTSESAVEDTAALADDRVPVETAVVDGDPAKAIVEYADEGEFDAIAMGTHGRRGLSRLVFGSVARYVVRRTTRPVLTARETDADLVTDYDDVLVPTDGSDAAEAAVDHGLAVADAFDATVHAVHVVDLSGMAAGSGVEPPTSQLERYTEAGEAAVEAVAERARAEGLDAVTAVEHGFPGADLLDYVGEASVDLVTMGTHGRTGIDRVLLGSTTERILSRSSVPVLAVHPDSE; encoded by the coding sequence ATGTACGAGACGATCCTGGTGCCGACCGACGGCAGCGCACACGCCGAGCGAGCGGCCCGCCACGCCGTCTCGCTGGCCGAGGCGTTCGGCGCGACCGTGACGGTACTCGGCGTCGCGGACCTGAACCGGGCGGCCGGGGCGTTCAGCGCCGGCGGCATCGACGACGAGTTCCGCGAGCGCGTCCGGGGAACGTCCGAGTCGGCGGTCGAGGACACGGCGGCGCTGGCGGACGACCGCGTGCCGGTGGAGACGGCCGTCGTCGACGGCGACCCGGCGAAGGCTATCGTCGAGTACGCCGACGAGGGCGAGTTCGACGCCATCGCGATGGGGACCCACGGCCGGCGCGGGCTCTCGCGGCTCGTCTTCGGGAGCGTCGCGCGCTACGTCGTCAGGCGGACGACGCGACCGGTCCTGACCGCCCGTGAGACCGACGCCGACCTCGTCACCGACTACGACGACGTACTGGTGCCCACGGACGGCAGCGACGCGGCCGAGGCGGCCGTCGACCACGGGCTCGCCGTCGCAGACGCCTTCGACGCGACCGTCCACGCCGTCCACGTCGTCGACCTGAGCGGGATGGCCGCCGGCTCCGGCGTCGAACCGCCGACCAGCCAGCTCGAACGCTACACCGAGGCCGGCGAGGCGGCCGTCGAGGCCGTCGCCGAGCGCGCCCGCGCCGAGGGGCTCGACGCGGTGACGGCCGTCGAACACGGTTTCCCGGGCGCCGACCTGCTCGACTACGTCGGCGAGGCGAGCGTCGACCTCGTGACGATGGGGACCCACGGCCGGACCGGGATCGACCGCGTCCTCCTCGGGAGCACGACCGAACGGATCCTCTCCCGGTCGTCCGTGCCGGTGCTGGCCGTCCACCCCGACTCCGAGTGA
- a CDS encoding universal stress protein, producing MYESILAPTDGSATADLAADHALALAAAFDASVTALGVVDAAQAAGPFDAGGVDDEFLDRLETEARRSVDGVTERAGDVPVDGTVVEGDPAETIVDRAADHDLVVLGTHGRSAIDRVLTGSTSAQVVRESPAPVVTVRSDEGESAAGEESTAGDAEATDDESPLGYDDVLVPTDGSDAAEAAVDHGIAVAEAFDATVHAVNVVDVSAVAGGAGVAAGAGGAGTAGTVGSDLLQPMIENGEEATERVAERARAEGLDAVTDVGEGSPGSMLVDYVDEEDVDFVTMGTHGHTGLDRVLLGSTTERTMRNVSVPVLSVRASEDDGAE from the coding sequence ATGTACGAGTCCATCCTCGCGCCGACCGACGGGAGTGCGACGGCCGACCTGGCCGCCGACCACGCGCTCGCGCTGGCCGCGGCGTTCGACGCGTCCGTGACGGCGCTCGGCGTCGTCGACGCGGCGCAAGCGGCGGGGCCGTTCGACGCCGGCGGCGTCGACGACGAGTTCCTCGACCGACTGGAGACCGAGGCACGGCGGTCCGTCGACGGCGTGACCGAGCGGGCGGGCGACGTTCCCGTCGACGGGACCGTCGTCGAAGGTGATCCCGCCGAGACCATCGTCGACCGCGCCGCCGACCACGACCTCGTCGTCCTCGGGACGCACGGCCGGTCGGCCATCGACCGCGTGCTCACCGGCAGCACGAGCGCGCAGGTCGTCCGCGAGTCGCCGGCTCCGGTCGTCACGGTCAGGAGCGACGAGGGCGAGTCGGCGGCCGGCGAGGAGTCGACGGCCGGCGATGCGGAGGCGACCGACGACGAGTCGCCACTCGGGTACGACGACGTGCTGGTACCGACCGACGGGAGCGACGCGGCCGAGGCCGCCGTCGACCACGGGATCGCCGTCGCCGAGGCCTTCGACGCGACGGTCCACGCGGTCAACGTCGTCGACGTGAGCGCGGTCGCGGGCGGCGCGGGCGTCGCGGCCGGCGCCGGCGGAGCGGGAACGGCGGGCACCGTCGGCAGCGACCTACTGCAACCCATGATCGAGAACGGCGAGGAGGCGACCGAACGCGTCGCCGAGCGCGCCCGCGCCGAGGGGCTCGACGCGGTCACCGACGTCGGCGAGGGGTCGCCCGGGTCGATGCTGGTCGACTACGTCGACGAGGAGGACGTCGACTTCGTGACCATGGGCACCCACGGCCACACCGGTCTCGACCGAGTGCTGCTGGGGAGCACGACCGAACGGACGATGCGCAACGTCTCCGTTCCCGTGCTGTCGGTCCGGGCGAGCGAAGACGACGGGGCGGAGTGA
- a CDS encoding thioredoxin family protein — MVALDSEEDALDRGDAAPAFELPGVDGETHALDDFADNEALLVVFTCNHCPYAQAKFDELNALAAAYDDAAVVGINPNDAEEYPEDSFEKMVEYVESGRVQYDAYLRDESQEVAAEYGAACTPDPFLFAREDGEFRLAYHGRLDDATNPDDEPTEREMKELVDRVLAGEEIDDEFKPSRGCSIKWTEE, encoded by the coding sequence ATGGTCGCACTCGACTCCGAGGAGGACGCGCTCGACCGCGGCGACGCCGCACCGGCCTTCGAACTACCGGGCGTCGACGGCGAGACCCACGCCCTCGACGACTTCGCCGACAACGAGGCGCTGCTGGTCGTGTTCACCTGTAACCACTGCCCGTACGCCCAGGCGAAGTTCGACGAACTGAACGCGCTGGCCGCGGCGTACGACGACGCCGCGGTCGTCGGGATCAACCCCAACGACGCCGAGGAGTACCCCGAGGACTCCTTCGAGAAGATGGTCGAGTACGTCGAGAGCGGGCGGGTCCAGTACGACGCCTACCTGCGCGACGAGAGCCAGGAAGTCGCCGCCGAGTACGGCGCCGCCTGCACGCCGGACCCGTTCCTGTTCGCCCGCGAGGACGGCGAGTTCCGCCTGGCGTACCACGGCCGGCTCGACGACGCGACGAACCCCGACGACGAGCCCACCGAGCGGGAGATGAAGGAACTCGTCGACCGCGTGCTCGCGGGCGAGGAAATCGACGACGAGTTCAAACCCAGCCGGGGCTGCTCGATCAAGTGGACCGAGGAGTAG
- a CDS encoding sialidase family protein, whose translation MSRSRDGDALYTPPADAPGAGAMYPRVERLLHDDADGETLLATFEHYASADPDCADPFADEFDGAVPADRPYFPIYRSTDGGETWDAFSAIRDTENGWGLRYQPVLFELPEAVGPWDAGTVLAAGNSIPDDRSRTKIDVYASEDGGRSWSYVSTVAAGGRAVPQADETPVWEPELALDADRELVCYFADERHREEGYDQLVGHRRSVDGGRTWDEEVFDAAVPNGADRPGMPVVTRLPDGRYVLTFEVVGPTHEGALFVKTSPDGRDWGDPEALGSAVETAEGHRLTNGPYVTWTPAGGLDEADESGGPDGAVVASAKTLRTEDGGQAPGSGRTLLATTDFAEFADWEPVAAPLSFADEFDTGHGTVGWTTPLLPSADGSELLQLTSTHVDDGRCEIRYAAAPLELS comes from the coding sequence ATGAGTCGATCACGCGACGGAGACGCGCTGTACACGCCGCCGGCGGACGCGCCGGGCGCGGGAGCCATGTACCCGCGCGTCGAGCGATTGCTGCACGACGACGCCGACGGCGAGACGCTGCTGGCGACCTTCGAGCACTACGCGAGCGCCGACCCCGACTGCGCCGACCCGTTCGCCGACGAGTTCGACGGGGCCGTCCCGGCGGATCGGCCGTACTTCCCGATATACCGCAGTACGGACGGCGGCGAGACGTGGGACGCGTTCTCGGCGATACGGGACACCGAGAACGGCTGGGGGCTGCGCTACCAGCCGGTCCTGTTCGAACTCCCGGAGGCCGTCGGCCCGTGGGATGCGGGCACGGTGCTCGCCGCCGGCAACTCGATCCCCGACGACCGCTCGCGGACGAAGATCGACGTGTACGCGAGCGAGGACGGCGGCCGCTCGTGGTCGTACGTCAGCACGGTCGCCGCGGGCGGTCGCGCCGTCCCGCAGGCCGACGAGACGCCCGTCTGGGAACCCGAACTCGCGCTGGACGCCGACCGCGAACTCGTCTGTTACTTCGCGGACGAGCGCCACCGCGAGGAGGGGTACGACCAGCTCGTCGGCCACCGGCGCTCGGTCGACGGCGGCCGGACCTGGGACGAGGAGGTGTTCGACGCGGCCGTCCCCAACGGCGCGGACCGACCGGGGATGCCCGTCGTCACGCGCCTGCCGGACGGCCGCTACGTGCTCACGTTCGAGGTCGTCGGGCCGACCCACGAGGGCGCCCTCTTCGTCAAGACCTCGCCCGACGGTCGGGACTGGGGCGACCCCGAAGCCCTCGGGTCGGCCGTCGAGACCGCCGAGGGCCACCGGCTCACGAACGGACCGTACGTCACGTGGACGCCCGCGGGCGGTCTCGACGAGGCCGACGAGTCGGGCGGTCCCGACGGGGCCGTCGTCGCGTCGGCGAAGACGCTCCGGACCGAAGACGGCGGCCAGGCGCCCGGGAGCGGTCGGACGCTCCTGGCGACGACCGACTTCGCGGAGTTCGCCGACTGGGAACCGGTGGCGGCGCCGCTGTCGTTCGCCGACGAGTTCGACACCGGCCACGGGACCGTCGGCTGGACGACGCCGCTGCTTCCCTCGGCCGACGGCTCGGAACTGCTGCAGCTGACCTCGACGCACGTTGACGACGGCCGCTGCGAGATCCGCTACGCCGCCGCGCCGCTCGAACTGTCCTGA
- the mvaD gene encoding phosphomevalonate decarboxylase MvaD, with protein sequence MKATAKAHPIQGLVKYHGMRDEELRHPYHDSISLCTAPSHTKTTVEFDPELDEDEYVVDGDPVEGSGADRIRTVVDEVRDRAGVDHRVRFVSENSFPTNIGFGSSASGFAAAAMALSEAAGLDLSRPEVSAIARRGSASAARAVTGAYSHLRTGTDDEDCRSERIEVADELEDDVRVVAGMVPSYKETDSAHAEAAESHMFEGRMAHIHGQIAKMRGELREGDFDAAFERAEHDSLSLAATTMTGPSGWVYWQPRTIEIFNAVRELREEGVPVYFSVDTGASTYVNTTAEHVDRVEEAVADCGVDTRVWEVGGPAEVLDESEALF encoded by the coding sequence ATGAAGGCGACAGCGAAGGCCCACCCGATCCAGGGGCTGGTCAAGTACCACGGGATGCGCGACGAGGAGCTGCGCCACCCCTACCACGACTCCATCAGCCTCTGCACCGCGCCGAGCCACACGAAGACGACAGTCGAGTTCGACCCCGAACTCGACGAGGACGAGTACGTCGTCGACGGCGACCCCGTCGAGGGGAGCGGCGCCGACCGCATCCGCACCGTCGTCGACGAGGTGCGCGACCGCGCGGGCGTCGACCACCGCGTCCGCTTCGTCTCCGAGAACTCCTTCCCGACGAACATCGGCTTCGGCTCCTCCGCCTCCGGGTTCGCGGCGGCGGCGATGGCCCTCTCGGAGGCCGCGGGGCTGGACCTCTCGCGGCCGGAGGTATCGGCGATCGCCCGCCGCGGGTCCGCCTCGGCCGCCCGCGCCGTCACGGGCGCCTACTCGCACCTCCGGACGGGCACCGACGACGAGGACTGCCGCTCCGAGCGCATCGAGGTCGCCGACGAGCTGGAAGACGACGTGCGTGTCGTCGCCGGGATGGTCCCCAGCTACAAGGAGACCGACTCCGCCCACGCCGAAGCCGCCGAGAGCCACATGTTCGAGGGGCGGATGGCTCACATCCACGGCCAGATCGCGAAGATGCGCGGCGAACTCCGCGAGGGCGACTTCGACGCCGCCTTCGAGCGCGCGGAACACGACTCGCTGTCGCTGGCGGCGACGACGATGACCGGGCCCTCCGGGTGGGTGTACTGGCAACCGCGGACCATCGAGATCTTCAACGCCGTCCGCGAACTGCGCGAGGAAGGCGTCCCCGTCTACTTCTCCGTCGACACCGGCGCCAGCACCTACGTCAACACCACCGCCGAACACGTCGACCGCGTCGAGGAGGCCGTCGCCGACTGCGGCGTCGACACCCGCGTCTGGGAGGTCGGCGGTCCCGCCGAAGTTCTGGACGAGAGCGAGGCGCTGTTCTGA
- a CDS encoding NAD(P)/FAD-dependent oxidoreductase gives MRVAVFGAGYAGLTLARKLESSLPEAVDLVVVDEDASHLVQHELHRVVRRPNLAEEIVVDLDDVLERATVREATVTDIDTDAGVAALDEGGDGEGGGDSGDGTAELSYDVGAVCLGAETNYYDLPGLADHTTPLKRLADAEAVRSDFLDAVDAGTGDDPARVVVGGAGLSGVQVAGELAALARDEGARDEGARDAVEVVLLEQEDSVAPNFPENFQRAVREELDARDVRVETGRAVASADEETISFADGATEDYDVFVWTGGIRGPDALRGERPVVRGDLRYEDGTFVVGDAGRVVDTDGEAVPASAQAAIREAGVAADNIERLVDHELSGEGGFEPRLDGYRFDSLGWLVSIGDGAIAQVGPKVLRGRSAKALKTTVGAGYLSSVGAVENAADLVREEVGWPDEESAPDSPGADDSGRIEK, from the coding sequence ATGCGCGTCGCCGTCTTCGGCGCCGGATACGCCGGCCTGACACTCGCCCGCAAGCTCGAATCGTCGCTCCCCGAGGCGGTGGACCTCGTCGTCGTCGACGAGGACGCCAGCCACCTCGTCCAGCACGAACTCCACCGCGTCGTCCGGCGACCGAACCTGGCCGAGGAGATCGTCGTCGACCTCGACGACGTGCTGGAGCGCGCGACCGTCCGCGAGGCGACCGTCACCGACATCGACACCGACGCGGGCGTCGCCGCGCTCGACGAGGGCGGGGACGGCGAGGGCGGCGGAGACAGCGGGGACGGGACCGCGGAGCTGTCCTACGACGTGGGCGCAGTCTGTCTCGGCGCCGAGACCAACTACTACGACTTGCCCGGCCTCGCGGACCACACGACGCCGCTCAAGCGACTGGCCGACGCCGAGGCGGTCCGCTCGGACTTCCTCGACGCCGTCGACGCCGGGACGGGCGACGACCCCGCTCGCGTCGTCGTCGGCGGCGCGGGGCTGTCGGGCGTGCAGGTCGCCGGCGAACTCGCCGCGCTCGCCCGCGACGAGGGCGCCCGCGACGAGGGCGCCCGCGACGCCGTCGAGGTCGTGCTGCTCGAACAGGAGGACAGCGTCGCGCCGAACTTCCCCGAGAACTTCCAGCGCGCGGTCCGCGAGGAACTCGACGCCCGCGACGTGCGCGTCGAAACGGGTCGCGCCGTCGCGAGCGCGGACGAGGAGACCATCAGCTTCGCCGACGGCGCGACGGAGGACTACGACGTGTTCGTCTGGACGGGCGGCATCCGCGGCCCGGACGCCCTCCGCGGCGAGCGCCCGGTCGTCCGCGGGGACCTGCGCTACGAGGACGGCACCTTCGTCGTCGGCGACGCCGGCCGGGTCGTCGACACCGACGGCGAGGCCGTCCCCGCCAGCGCCCAGGCGGCCATCCGCGAGGCCGGCGTCGCCGCGGACAACATCGAACGGCTGGTCGACCACGAACTGTCCGGCGAGGGCGGCTTCGAACCCCGCCTCGACGGCTACCGCTTCGACTCGCTGGGCTGGCTCGTCAGCATCGGCGACGGCGCCATCGCGCAGGTCGGCCCCAAAGTGCTGCGCGGCCGGTCGGCCAAGGCGCTGAAGACCACCGTCGGCGCCGGCTACCTCTCCAGCGTCGGCGCCGTCGAGAACGCGGCCGACCTCGTGCGGGAGGAGGTGGGGTGGCCCGACGAGGAATCGGCGCCGGACTCCCCCGGAGCAGACGATTCCGGCCGGATCGAGAAGTGA